In Chengkuizengella sediminis, the sequence TTCTGCGATCATTGGGCCAACCTTAGGTGGTTTTTTGGTGGAGTATGTTGATTGGTCATGGGTGTTCTGGATTAATGTTCCTATCGGAATAATAGCCTTGTGTGGTATTCTAATTTTTCTTAAAGAGGATTTTGAGAAGAAAAAGCACAAAATTGATTATGTCGGTACGATTCTTTTAGTTGTGTTTATTAGTGCATTAATGGCCGTACTATTACGAGGTGGAGTTACATGGCCTTGGTTATCTGGCCCTGTATTTTTAATACTGTTTCTGGCTGTTTTTGCTTTTGTTTTGTTTATGCTTCAGGAAAAAAGAGCAGAAGATCCGCTCATGCCCATGTGGATCTGGAAATATAAATTGATTTTAGTTGCGAATGTGGTTTCGTTAATAACGGGCATTCTTTTAATGGGTATTTCTAACTTTTTACCTACCTTTGTGCAAGGTGTCATGGAGAGGTCACCTAAAGAAGCTGGTTTTGTATTAGCTTTGATGTCTATCGGATGGCCGATAGCTTCAACCATCGCTAGTAAAACGATGATGAAATTCGGATTTCGCAATATTGCTAGGCTTGGAACTGTTTTTTTAATCCTAGGATCAAGTGTATTCCTGTTTTTAAATCAACAAAATGGAGTAATATTTGGCGGTATTGGTGCTTTTCTTATTGGGATCGGAATGGGATTAACGAACACAATTTTCACAGTTTCAATTCAAAGCAGTGTGGAATGGCGGAACAGGGGGGTAGTGACAGCTTCTAATATGTTTATGAGAATGATGGGTACCACGATAGGTGCTTCATTATTTGGTGGGATTATCAATACCAGGATGATTCAATATTTGGAGAAGGTCCAATTATCAGATGAAATAGAACTTACCCTTGACTTAACTAATCATATTTTAGATTCAGAAAAACGTAAAGAATTATCTAGTGAAGTAGTACAGGCTTTACAGGATGGATTAACATTTTCATTGCATACAGTTTATACGATTGTTTTTGTTCTTGCAATCATCAGTTTTATATTTGTAAAATATATGCCTAAAGCACCCCAAAAAGTGGAGTATTAATTATTAAAAGGGATGATGAAGTTGGAATTAAAAGATGTCATGGAAGCATTAACTATTTTATTAGTTATAATATTAACCTTTGCATTTATCATTGGATGGGCAAAATTAAAAAGTAAAAAACGTAATAAAAAATAATAAAGGGGGATAGATCGTATGTATTACGTCAATCAAGATCAAATCAATCAAAGGCTTGAGTTTATGGATTGGCTCGTAGGAACAATACCTGAGTCTTTAGAAAATAAACTCGAATCGGAAAGTGTTATCCAATTTTTAGCACAAGAAAGAATTTTACATTTGGCGTTAGAATCAGTAACGGATATTGGAAGTTATTTAATAGACGGTTTTTTGATGAGAGACGCAAGCAGTTATGAGGACATTATAGAGATATTACATGGTGAAAAAGTGTTTCCGTCTCATCTCTTAGAGCCATTATTAAATTTAGTGAAAATGAGAAAAAAATTAGTTCAGGAGTACTTTCATTTAGATCGAAATGACGTTCATCCTTTACTGTTTGAATTACCAAATGTTCTTTCAGAATTTTCAATTAGTATATTAAACTATTTAAAACATGAACTGAATACATAATAAATTGGCTATCCAAACTTTTGATACATAGTTGTTTAGTAATTTACTTATTCTATTAAATACGTTAAAATGAGGATAAGTAAAGGGTGATGTAGAATGAATCAAGAAGCTCCCACTCGAAAAATGATACTTAATATGCTAAAACTTAAAAGTTCTTTAAGTGTCAGTGAAATGGCTAAGCAACTAAACATTACAGAAATGGCTGTCCGTAGACATTTAAATACGTTAGATCGTGATGAATTGATTACATCAGACTTAATTCGAAAAGCAATGGGTAGACCTACACACGTTTATTCTCTAACTAAAAAAGCGGATGATTTATTCCCTAAAAACTATCATAAATTTACTTTAGACATTTTGGATGAGCTAGTAAGTGAGTTTGGAAATGATGCATTGGATAAGCTTTTTGAAGGAAGAGAGAATAAACTATTTTTAAAATATGATAATAGAATGCATGGAAAAGATTTAGAAACGAAAGTTGAAAAATTAGTTGAAATTCAAAAAGAAACAGGATATATGGCAGAGTGTGATGTTGATGATGAGGGAAACTATATTTTAATGGAGTATAATTGTCCAATAGCCCAAGTGGCTGACCAATATCAACAAGCTTGTGAATGTGAGTTATCTTTATTTAAAAAATTATTAGAAACTGATGTAAAGCGCACTGAATGTATTGTAAAAGGTGGAAATAAATGTACCTATGTTGTTAAAAATAATGAAAACTGAAGCATACATTCAATTGAAAATTAGAAGATAAAACTATCAATATTATAGCTAGGTGAAGTGTTCAAATGTGAACACTTCACTTTTTTTGTGTCAAAACAGAGTGTGCTTTCCTATAATGTAGAATATGAACTGGGCAATCGTCTAAAATTGAATGAGAACTAATTGAGGTGAAATCATTGATCATAGAAATATGTTTGATTGTTATTGCTGTGGCTTTATGCATGTTGGTTTTGCTAATAACTATTGCGTTTATTACAATCAATCGCTTTGCAAAACAAATAAATATAATTTTATCGAATGTGCATAATCAGCTTGAACAAACGAGGTCTGATGCACAAGATATAATCCAAAACACTAAAAAAATCGCAACCGAAATTAAAACGAATATCAATTCCTCAAAATCATTGATTGATAACACTAATCAACTATTTAAATCATTAAACCATACAGTTTCATCATTACAACAAATATCAGACTCTATTTCAAGAAATTCAACTTCTAATAAAAATAGTACCAGTACTAATGTGAAGCAAGACGAAGGAATATCAGAAGTAGTGAATTGGGCATCAACTACTTTAGACATATGGAAAAAATTTAAAACATGAACTAAAGCTATTTTTTGAAAGAATAATGAAATTTGACTTTGCAGTTTTAAGGAGAGGGTTTGAATGTCAGAAAATAACATTAACAGTAAGGATTTTTTATTAGGTGTATTAATAGGTGGTGTTTTAGGCGCTGTTGCAGTTAAATTTTTAGGAGGGTCTGCTAAAGAAATCGACAATAGTTCAAATGTTTCTTCAAAAAAATCATCCAATAGTGAAGAGCCATCTGAAGGATTTGCTAACAATGTGACTGTAAAAGCAAAAGCAGTCTCAACTAAATTTAATGATAATCCTCAAGTCTTCCCGATTACAAGCCAATCTCAAAGGACAATTATTAATGAGGATACAGAAGGAAATACAAATCCAGTCACTGAAATTAAAGCAAAAGGAGTCATAGAAACAAACGAAGAAGAAATTACAAACGTGAGAACTGAAGCAAACGAAGAAGTGAACAGAAAAGAAAGTACTGAAGTAAATACTGAAGCAAACACAGGAACGAGTAACAAAACAAACGAATCCAACGAAGCAAAAATTGAAGAAGGTGAAGGAGATAGATCTGAAGACACATCAGAAGCGGAGACCAACTCAAAAAGAATCCATCAGGTAAAAACAGAAGATTATATTGAGAAGCTTGAGCTGTCAGATCGAACTGGTGAGGGAGACAGTAGTAAAAAGAACAAGAATAAAAAAAGAAAGAATAAATGAAAATATAGACATGTGCCTACACCTTATTGCCCTTACATTCGTATTGTATAAGTAAAAGGTAGTAAAGGAGGGTGTAACATGTCATGGTTTTCACGTGATTACATGAAAGATCTTGATCATCTTCAAGAATCTTTTCACAAGGCATTAAAAGTAAGTGAAGATATGGTTGGTAAAATTAATAAATTATTTTTAGATGGACCTAAAACAGAGGTGTTTGACAAAGGAAAAAAAGTTATCATCATCTTAGAAGTGCCAGGTATTCAAAAACAAAAGAAAACTGATTTTTCAGTTCGATCGACTGGGAAAAGTATGTATTTAAAAGGCTTTTTAAATCAGCAGATTAAAATAAGCAATTATGAGCAATTTTATAGTGAAAGAAGAAATGAAGACTTCACTAGATATATACCGATACCTTCTGCTGTTAAAAGAAAGCCTGTATCGATTAAATATAAAGATGGGTTATTAAAAATGGTTTTTGAAAAAAAGAGAGATACTTCAGAAAATAAATGGTACGACTTTCAAATCTAAATATGGTAAATATAATGGACCTTTGTTTATTTAGATAGAGTTTTTTAAAAATAGTCCCGAATAATACGGGACTATTAAATTATTCAACTACTTCCAAAGCCTCCAATAGGGGCTTTTTTTTATTTACTTAAATGAATATTCCAGCAGCTAAAATAATAACTAAAAGAATGAATAGAACTAAAACTACAACTGCAGTACCTGTTGCACCTCTTCCATATGCGTATCCACCTTTTCCACCATAGCAGCTCATTTCATACCCTCCTTTACTTTAGGATAATATATTGTATTCATGACGATTTATTTATGCATAGTTATATGTCCCTATTATTAAAAAATAGACATTTATCCCGATTTTAAGAGCTTGTCAAGGAATAAAATACTCAAATAAAAAATTTCCTCCAAATAGTAGTGTGATGCTAGACTATATAGTAGACACAGCTTATTATAAAAAATATATGAATATCATCCCTGATCATTTAACTTCTTTAAATGTGTGCTTGTCTTATATGACGCAATGAACAAGCGAATTTGGTACTCTTAGTGGGGAAAGAATAATCTCCCCACTAAAGTAGTATTTAAAAGATAGTTGTCATTATATTGCGAAAGCAGCTGCTAAAATGATTACTAAAAGAATGAATAAAACTAATACAATACCAGCAGATCTGGCAATTCCAGCTCCGTATCCACCACCACATGCGCTCATTTACTTCACCTCCTTTTAAACAGAATATACAAGAAATTATCTTCTGTATTTTATAAAGTGAGTTAATTCAAGTACATAAAATTAGGAGATTTTTTAAAAATATTACTTAGATGAGTCTGGCAATCTTCTAGAAAAATTCACCTTACTGTAAATTTAAATATCCGTTTATCTGAATTATATTGCGAAAGCAGCTGCTAAAATAATAACTAAAAGAATGAATAAAACTAAAACTACAGTTGCAGTACCAGTTGCACCTCTTCCATATGCGTATCCACCACCGCCATATGCACTCATTTGTCTGCACCTCCTCCTTTTAGAAGATAATATACAATATGAACTAGAAACTAGTCCTGTATAGACGAATACCCTGATTATCAATAAATGGACGTTTATCCAGTATCAACACTCCGTAAGTCCTTCTGTGAAACAAAAAATATGGTTTACATCCCTGTTAAAATTGTCACGTCCTGTGATAAAAATCAGCACCAAAACTCCTGTTTTGGCAATTCCTTCAAAAGCTCAACCAAGAGCCAGTTACGATGCATCAATAAATCCTATACAAGTCAATTCTTACATTGAACCAGAGCATATATTTTTGTATGATGATTAGAGAACCATTAGAGATTAAATGGAGGAATTTTATAATGACTGATGTAGATGAAGTATTAACCTTGATGTCTAAACAAGGTTTTAGGATTACCGAACAGCGTAAATCACTAATTGAACTTTTTATTGATAATAGTAGTTATTTAACGGCAAAAGATGTTTATAAATACATGTCTAATCAATATTCTGGGCTAAGTTTTGATACTGTTTATCGTAATTTACGACTCATGAAAGAAGTAGGTGTGATCGAACAGTTTGTATTTGAGGATGGGGTTAAATTTAAAATACGTTGTGCAGATGAATCTCACCATCATCATTTAATATGTCTTGAGTGTGAGAAAACTTACTCTATACATTATTGTCCAGTTCAATATGTACCTGAATTGCCTGATCAATTTCAAGTCGTCAATCATAAATTTGAATTGTATGGGTTTTGCAGAGATTGTCAAAATTAAATAATGGGTACTATTCTATAACATTAAAGAGTCGCAAAAGTAGAGAAACATTCTAAAGATGGAGGTACGATGATGATGTTGAAAAAGCTGTGGATGGCTCCTATTCATTTTTACAGGAAATTTATTTCACCATTAAAGCCCCCAACGTGCCGTTTCTATCCCACGTGCTCTCAATATGCATTAGAAGCAGTTGAAAAACATGGAGTAGTAAAGGGGACAACATTAAGTGTAAAAAGAATTAGTAAATGTCATCCCTTTCACCCTGGTGGTGTTGATCATGTGCCTGAAAAATAACAAACTTGACATTTGTATGAATCATTATGTATATTTTAATAAATTAAAATCATTTCCTATGAACGGATAAGTACAGTATTTGCACTAATACAGAGAGCCGGGAATGCTGAAAACCGGTATAGCTGCAATGTTGGAAAATGGTCCTGGAGGATTTATCGTCGAGTGTTTTCATCACGTGAATGGATGAGGCGGTAACGGATTCCTACGTTAAAAGGAAGTCTTTGACTTACTGAGCCTTTTGCTTGCAAAAGTAAAGGGGAAGTTGGGTGGTAACACGTGAGAGAGCTCTCGTCCCAAAAGGATAGGGCTTTTTTTGTTGCATCGGGTCGGGGAAAGTACACTGGAACGTGTAACATATCGTGTACTGCACCTCATGGAACGCACACTATGGAAACAAATGTGTAGGCGATTATATCATTCCTTCAGTGCTGTGTTGGAAATTTGCATTAGATATTTATTTTAGGAGGAAATCAAATGAGTGAACAAAAAAAGAGTTTTTACATCACAACACCAATCTATTATCCAAGTGCTAAGTTACATATAGGGCATTCGTATACGACGGTTGCAGGAGATGCAATGGCTCGTTATAAAAGATTGCGTGGATATGATGTCATGTATTTAACGGGTACGGATGAACACGGTCAAAAAATAGAAAAAAAAGCGAAGGAAAAAGGTATTACACCGATTCAATTTACAGATGAAATCGTATCTGGGATTAAAGAACTTTGGAAAAAGCTTGATATATCCAACGACGATTTTATTCGTACAACTGAAGACCGTCATAAAACGATTGTGCAGAAAATATTCGCTAAGTTCGTGGAACAAGATGATATTTATCTAGATCAATATGAAGGTTGGTATTGTACACCTTGTGAATCATTCTTCCTAGAACGTCAATTAGTCGATGGAAAATGTCCAGACTGTGGTCGTGAAGTAGAAAAGATTAAGGAAGAAAGTTACTTTTTCAGAATGAGTAAATATGCGGATCAACTTCTGAAATTCTATGAGGAAAATCCAGATTTTATACAACCAGAATCAAGAAAAAATGAAATGATCAACAACTTTATTAAACCTGGTCTTGAGGACTTAGCCGTTTCACGTACGACCTTTGACTGGGGGGTTAAAGTACCGAATAATCCAAAACACGTGGTTTATGTTTGGATTGATGCACTGAGCAATTATATCACGGCATTAGGTTATGGCTCAGAAAATCCAGACAAATACGAGAAGTTTTGGCCAGCAAATGTACATTTAGTAGGTAAAGAGATTGTGCGTTTCCACACCATCTATTGGCCGATTATGTTGATGGCTTTGGACTTACCTTTGCCTAAAAAAGTATTTGCTCACGGATGGTTATTGATGAAAGATGGAAAAATGTCAAAATCTAAAGGAAATGTAGTTGATCCAGTAACATTGATTGATCGTTATGGTTTAGATGCGTTACGTTATTACTTATTGAGAGAGGTACCATTTGGATCTGATGGAACTTTTACACCTGAGAACTTTGTAGATCGAATTAATTTTGATTTGGCCAATGATTTAGGTAATTTATTAAATCGTACCATTGTCATGATTGATAAATATTTTGTAGGAGTAATCCCAACGTATCAAGGTTATGTTACTAAATTTGATGAGCAGTTAGAAAACACGGTGAAGGAGTCCATTCAAGAAGTTGAGCAAGCGATGGAGAAGATGGAATTTTCAGTGGCTTTAGCAGCAATTTGGAAAATGATCAGTTTTACGAATAAATATATTGATTTAACTCAGCCTTGGATGCTAGTGAAGGAAGAATCGAAACGTAAAGAACTATCTTCTGTGATGGTACATTTGGCAGAATCATTAAGAATTAGTGCGATCTTACTTCAACCATTTATGACACAATCTCCAAAATTAATTTTAAATCAGCTAGGAATTCAAAGTGAAGAATTAACAAAATGGGATAGTATTTATACATTTGGACAAATACCTACGGGAACTATCGTTCAAAAAAATCATCCCATCTTTCCAAGACTAGAAGTTGAAAAGGAAGTAGAATATATAGCAAGTTCAATGAGTGGCGGAACGAAGGCTACAGAGCCGGTTAAAGAAAATAAAAAAGATCAAAAACAAGAAAAAAGTGAAGAAGCGGAGGAAATCTCCATTGATGACTTTACTAAGGTTGAGCTTAGAGTAGCTCAAGTACTTTCTTGTGAACCTGTTAAAAAGGCAGATAAATTGTTAAAGCTTCAACTAGATTTAGGTTATGAAAAGCGCCAGGTTGTTTCTGGAATTGCAAAACATTACACAAGCGATGAATTAGTTGGGAAAAAAGTGATCTGTGTAACCAATTTAAAACCTGTTAAACTTAGAGGGGAACTTTCTCAAGGGATGATATTAGCTGCTTCAGAAGGAGATCAACTAACATTAGCGACAGTGGCTGAAGGTATGCCAAATGGAGCTCTCGTTAAGTAGGAGACCACAATAGATAAACAACATAACATCTTTATACACCTAAGCTATTTTGAAATAGTTTGGGTGTTTTTTTGGAATACTGGTACAGGCTTGTTTATTTCCTATTGTTCTCTTCTTTTTTCTTAATTCTAATCCCATTCGTGTTATAATGATATGTATTTCATAATACGGTTTGAAGAAGGGTGATTATGAGTACTTCTAAAGATATTAATATGTTAAAATCATTTACTTTTTTATTTTATATGAGTATGGGGATCATTATTCCCTACCTTCCTTTATATTTTGAAGCTGTAGGATATTCAAAGATCCAAATTGGGACCTTACTAGGTATTGGTCCTATGGCAGGAATCGTGTCCAATATTTTATGGGGGGTCATCAGTGATCGGTTCCAAACCGTTAAAAAGGTACTCGCTATTATTTTGTTTGGACAATTGGTGATGTTATTTTGGCTATGGCAGGTTGATCAATTCACGATTACTTTAATTGTCATTCTATTTTTCTTTTTCTTTCAAAATCCAGTTATCTCATTAACGGATAGCCTTACACTGTTAACCATAAAAGGGACTAAATCGAGTTACGCAGGAATTAGAGTGTGGGGATCTTTAGGCTTTTCTCTTTCGGCGTTGGTCATGGGATGGATATTGTCCAGATCAGGGATGGATAAAACGATCTTTTTATTAATAATAACTACATCAGTCACTTTTTTTCTTGTCTTTGGATTGAAGGATCGTAAAGGTTCTGTCAAAAAGATGGAATTTTCGGGAATATTTAAAGTGCTTCAGTCAAAAGAATTATTATGGTTCTTATTATTAGTTTTTGTTATTTCTATATCACATCGTACTAATGATCATTTTATTTCCCTTTATTTGATTGAGTTAGGAGCAGACGAAAAGTGGATTGGCTGGTCACCTACGATTGCAGCGCTAAGTGAAATTCCTGTATTTTTATTATTAAGTAAATACGGACATCGTTATAAAGAGCTGCCATTACTTGCTTTAGCAGGGTTGGCTTATGCATTAAGGTATGTTTTAACTGCTTTTTTAGACAATCCATATATGATTATTGCAGTGCAAGCTCTCCATAGTGTTTCATTTGGGATATTCTTAATTACTGCAATACGTTATTTATCGGGATTAATACCAGATGAATATCGTTCAACTGGTTTAGCCTTGTTCACTGTGATTTGGGCAGGAGCAGCTGGGATGAGCAGCGGTATGCTGGGAGGATGGATTTATAATCAATATAGTGGGGAAACACTCTATTACGCAGCAGCTCTGTTAGGTTTTATTTCGAGTATCGGATTTTTAGGTACGCATTGGTATAGATTAAGAACAAGAACTTAAATAAAAAGATTGACATATCAAAAGCTCTCCATGTATAATCTTGAATGTAAATAGTAATAATTACGATTTACTTCTTATTTTATAGGAGGGATTTTTTTGTTTAAGAAATTCATTATATTATTTAGTATCTTAATTGTTCTGTCTATTTCATTAATAGGCTGCACTTCAAATACTTCAGAAACTGTTTTAGAAAAATCTTCAGAATTAGAAGATAAAATTAATATCGTGACTACCTTTTACCCATTATATGATTTTGCAGAGAAAATAGGTGGGGAATATGTGAATGTTCAGAATTTAGTTCCAACAGGTGTAGAACCGCATGATTGGACACCAAAAACAAGAGATATGATAAAAATCACTGAAGCAGATATGTTTATTTATAATGGACTTGGATTTGAAAGTTGGATCGAGAGCTTTTTTTCTAGTTTTGAGACGGATTCAAGTACCGAGTTTGTGGAAGCTAGTTTAGGGGCGCATATAATTGAATCAGAAGATACGAATGATCCACATATCTGGTTGAGTCCAGTTCAAGCAAAAACGTTAGCTGAAAATATTAAACAAGGATTAATAAAAATAGATCCTGATCATAAAGATGAATATGAGGAAAGATTTATAGAACTTTCTACACAGCTGGATGATCTCCATATGAAGTATCAAGATGTTTTGGGAAATGTCTCAAGGAATGAATTTGTTGTTTCTCATCAGGCTTTCGGGTATTTAGCAAATGAATACGAATTGACACAAAAATCTATTATGGGGTTATCAACGGATGCGGAACCTACGATTCAAGACTATAAAAACATTTCAGTATATATAAGAGAAAATGATATTCAGTATATATTATTCGAAGAATTAGTTTCTCCCAAATTAGCAGAAACATTAGCCAAAGATTTAAATATTGAAACACTTGTTCTGAATCCATTAGAAGGATTAACTGAGGAGCAGGCAAAAAATAGTGACGATTATTTTACAATTATGGAAAGTAATTTGACAAGCTTGGAGAAAGCTCTACAATAAAAGGAGATTCAAATCTTTTCATTGAAGGAGAACTTTATGGAGCTTAACATTTGGGTAGCATTTTGGGCGGGATTAGCTTCTTTTATATCCCCATGCTGTCTTCCATTATACCCATCATATATTTCTTATATTACTGGTATATCGGTAAGTAATTTAAAAACAAAACAAAATAAAGAAATACGATTAAAAACAATGATTCATACTTTATTTTTTATATTGGGTTTTTCTGTGGTTTATTATACATTAGGATTATCTGCAGGGTTACTTGCTGAAATTTTTAGTGGCTATGATGAACTTCTTAGTCAGATCGCTGGTTTACTCATTATTGTAATGGGATTATTTTTACTTGGGATTTTTAAACCACAGTTACTAATGAAAGAAGTTAAGTTTAAGTGGGCATCCAAACCAGCAGGTTACTTAGGCACGTTTTTGATAGGGATTGGTTTTGCTGCAGGATGGTCTCCTTGTGTAGGTCCGATCTTAGGTTCCATTGTTGCGTTAGCGGCTACTGAGCCTGGGATATGGTTTGAATTAATTACCG encodes:
- a CDS encoding MDR family MFS transporter; this encodes MITEIKQKQSLRPLILISIMLAMFMSAIEATIVTTALPSIAAELGGFTLYSWVFSVYLFMQAVTVPIYGKLADLYGRKPVFTFGVICFLLGSILCGFASSMLFLIVFRFIQGLGAGAVQPIAMTIIGDIYSMEERGKIQGYLASVWGFSAIIGPTLGGFLVEYVDWSWVFWINVPIGIIALCGILIFLKEDFEKKKHKIDYVGTILLVVFISALMAVLLRGGVTWPWLSGPVFLILFLAVFAFVLFMLQEKRAEDPLMPMWIWKYKLILVANVVSLITGILLMGISNFLPTFVQGVMERSPKEAGFVLALMSIGWPIASTIASKTMMKFGFRNIARLGTVFLILGSSVFLFLNQQNGVIFGGIGAFLIGIGMGLTNTIFTVSIQSSVEWRNRGVVTASNMFMRMMGTTIGASLFGGIINTRMIQYLEKVQLSDEIELTLDLTNHILDSEKRKELSSEVVQALQDGLTFSLHTVYTIVFVLAIISFIFVKYMPKAPQKVEY
- a CDS encoding DUF86 domain-containing protein, which gives rise to MYYVNQDQINQRLEFMDWLVGTIPESLENKLESESVIQFLAQERILHLALESVTDIGSYLIDGFLMRDASSYEDIIEILHGEKVFPSHLLEPLLNLVKMRKKLVQEYFHLDRNDVHPLLFELPNVLSEFSISILNYLKHELNT
- a CDS encoding helix-turn-helix transcriptional regulator; translated protein: MNQEAPTRKMILNMLKLKSSLSVSEMAKQLNITEMAVRRHLNTLDRDELITSDLIRKAMGRPTHVYSLTKKADDLFPKNYHKFTLDILDELVSEFGNDALDKLFEGRENKLFLKYDNRMHGKDLETKVEKLVEIQKETGYMAECDVDDEGNYILMEYNCPIAQVADQYQQACECELSLFKKLLETDVKRTECIVKGGNKCTYVVKNNEN
- a CDS encoding Hsp20/alpha crystallin family protein; translation: MSWFSRDYMKDLDHLQESFHKALKVSEDMVGKINKLFLDGPKTEVFDKGKKVIIILEVPGIQKQKKTDFSVRSTGKSMYLKGFLNQQIKISNYEQFYSERRNEDFTRYIPIPSAVKRKPVSIKYKDGLLKMVFEKKRDTSENKWYDFQI
- a CDS encoding sporulation protein YjcZ, with protein sequence MSCYGGKGGYAYGRGATGTAVVVLVLFILLVIILAAGIFI
- a CDS encoding sporulation protein YjcZ, which encodes MSACGGGYGAGIARSAGIVLVLFILLVIILAAAFAI
- a CDS encoding sporulation protein YjcZ codes for the protein MSAYGGGGYAYGRGATGTATVVLVLFILLVIILAAAFAI
- a CDS encoding Fur family transcriptional regulator, which encodes MTDVDEVLTLMSKQGFRITEQRKSLIELFIDNSSYLTAKDVYKYMSNQYSGLSFDTVYRNLRLMKEVGVIEQFVFEDGVKFKIRCADESHHHHLICLECEKTYSIHYCPVQYVPELPDQFQVVNHKFELYGFCRDCQN
- the yidD gene encoding membrane protein insertion efficiency factor YidD, whose product is MMLKKLWMAPIHFYRKFISPLKPPTCRFYPTCSQYALEAVEKHGVVKGTTLSVKRISKCHPFHPGGVDHVPEK
- the metG gene encoding methionine--tRNA ligase → MSEQKKSFYITTPIYYPSAKLHIGHSYTTVAGDAMARYKRLRGYDVMYLTGTDEHGQKIEKKAKEKGITPIQFTDEIVSGIKELWKKLDISNDDFIRTTEDRHKTIVQKIFAKFVEQDDIYLDQYEGWYCTPCESFFLERQLVDGKCPDCGREVEKIKEESYFFRMSKYADQLLKFYEENPDFIQPESRKNEMINNFIKPGLEDLAVSRTTFDWGVKVPNNPKHVVYVWIDALSNYITALGYGSENPDKYEKFWPANVHLVGKEIVRFHTIYWPIMLMALDLPLPKKVFAHGWLLMKDGKMSKSKGNVVDPVTLIDRYGLDALRYYLLREVPFGSDGTFTPENFVDRINFDLANDLGNLLNRTIVMIDKYFVGVIPTYQGYVTKFDEQLENTVKESIQEVEQAMEKMEFSVALAAIWKMISFTNKYIDLTQPWMLVKEESKRKELSSVMVHLAESLRISAILLQPFMTQSPKLILNQLGIQSEELTKWDSIYTFGQIPTGTIVQKNHPIFPRLEVEKEVEYIASSMSGGTKATEPVKENKKDQKQEKSEEAEEISIDDFTKVELRVAQVLSCEPVKKADKLLKLQLDLGYEKRQVVSGIAKHYTSDELVGKKVICVTNLKPVKLRGELSQGMILAASEGDQLTLATVAEGMPNGALVK
- a CDS encoding MFS transporter; amino-acid sequence: MSTSKDINMLKSFTFLFYMSMGIIIPYLPLYFEAVGYSKIQIGTLLGIGPMAGIVSNILWGVISDRFQTVKKVLAIILFGQLVMLFWLWQVDQFTITLIVILFFFFFQNPVISLTDSLTLLTIKGTKSSYAGIRVWGSLGFSLSALVMGWILSRSGMDKTIFLLIITTSVTFFLVFGLKDRKGSVKKMEFSGIFKVLQSKELLWFLLLVFVISISHRTNDHFISLYLIELGADEKWIGWSPTIAALSEIPVFLLLSKYGHRYKELPLLALAGLAYALRYVLTAFLDNPYMIIAVQALHSVSFGIFLITAIRYLSGLIPDEYRSTGLALFTVIWAGAAGMSSGMLGGWIYNQYSGETLYYAAALLGFISSIGFLGTHWYRLRTRT
- a CDS encoding metal ABC transporter solute-binding protein, Zn/Mn family, encoding MFKKFIILFSILIVLSISLIGCTSNTSETVLEKSSELEDKINIVTTFYPLYDFAEKIGGEYVNVQNLVPTGVEPHDWTPKTRDMIKITEADMFIYNGLGFESWIESFFSSFETDSSTEFVEASLGAHIIESEDTNDPHIWLSPVQAKTLAENIKQGLIKIDPDHKDEYEERFIELSTQLDDLHMKYQDVLGNVSRNEFVVSHQAFGYLANEYELTQKSIMGLSTDAEPTIQDYKNISVYIRENDIQYILFEELVSPKLAETLAKDLNIETLVLNPLEGLTEEQAKNSDDYFTIMESNLTSLEKALQ
- a CDS encoding cytochrome c biogenesis CcdA family protein, encoding MELNIWVAFWAGLASFISPCCLPLYPSYISYITGISVSNLKTKQNKEIRLKTMIHTLFFILGFSVVYYTLGLSAGLLAEIFSGYDELLSQIAGLLIIVMGLFLLGIFKPQLLMKEVKFKWASKPAGYLGTFLIGIGFAAGWSPCVGPILGSIVALAATEPGIWFELITAYTLGFAIPFFIMAFFIGSTKWVLKHTNSIMKIGGAMMIIIGILLFTGQMTKITIWLNSITPSWLQF